In Homo sapiens chromosome 11, GRCh38.p14 Primary Assembly, one DNA window encodes the following:
- the PCF11 gene encoding pre-mRNA cleavage complex 2 protein Pcf11 isoform 2 (isoform 2 is encoded by transcript variant 2): MSEQTPAEAGAAGAREDACRDYQSSLEDLTFNSKPHINMLTILAEENLPFAKEIVSLIEAQTAKAPSSEKLPVMYLMDSIVKNVGREYLTAFTKNLVATFICVFEKVDENTRKSLFKLRSTWDEIFPLKKLYALDVRVNSLDPAWPIKPLPPNVNTSSIHVNPKFLNKSPEEPSTPGTVVSSPSISTPPIVPDIQKNLTQEQLIRQQLLAKQKQLLELQQKKLELELEQAKAQLAVSLSVQQETSNLGPGSAPSKLHVSQIPPMAVKAPHQVPVQSEKSRPGPSLQIQDLKGTNRDPRLNRISQHSHGKDQSHRKEFLMNTLNQSDTKTSKTIPSEKLNSSKQEKSKSGEKITKKELDQLDSKSKSKSKSPSPLKNKLSHTKDLKNQESESMRLSDMNKRDPRLKKHLQDKTDGKDDDVKEKRKTAEKKDKDEHMKSSEHRLAGSRNKIINGIVQKQDTITEESEKQGTKPGRSSTRKRSRSRSPKSRSPIIHSPKRRDRRSPKRRQRSMSPTSTPKAGKIRQSGAKQSHMEEFTPPSREDRNAKRSTKQDIRDPRRMKKTEEERPQETTNQHSTKSGTEPKENVENWQSSKSAKRWKSGWEENKSLQQVDEHSKPPHLRHRESWSSTKGILSPRAPKQQQHRLSVDANLQIPKELTLASKRELLQKTSERLASGEITQDDFLVVVHQIRQLFQYQEGKHRCNVRDSPTEENKGGLKKKPLLSDAELTYYEHKAKLKRTQVQHSFPRLDLLDPDIFDYPLTDALLSGIECEPSKSKHASRNSGAQFDRKEQFSERARRLSPISGSRTYAENLSPHEGRRRHDEQVSAKGVREEQRSPFNDRFPLKRPRYEDSDKPFVDSPASRFAGLDTNQRLTALAEDRPLFDGPSRPSVARDGPTKMIFEGPNKLSPRIDGPPTPASLRFDGSPGQMGGGGPLRFEGPQGQLGGGCPLRFEGPPGPVGTPLRFEGPIGQAGGGGFRFEGSPGLRFEGSPGGLRFEGPGGQPVGGLRFEGHRGQPVGGLRFEGPHGQPVGGLRFDNPRGQPVGGLRFEGGHGPSGAAIRFDGPHGQPGGGIRFEGPLLQQGVGMRFEGPHGQSVAGLRFEGQHNQLGGNLRFEGPHGQPGVGIRFEGPLVQQGGGMRFEGPSVPGGGLRIEGPLGQGGPRFEGCHALRFDGQPGQPSLLPRFDGLHGQPGPRFERTPGQPGPQRFDGPPGQQVQPRFDGVPQRFDGPQHQQASRFDIPLGLQGTRFDNHPSQRLESVSFNQTGPYNDPPGNAFNAPSQGLQFQRHEQIFDSPQGPNFNGPHGPGNQSFSNPLNRASGHYFDEKNLQSSQFGNFGNIPAPMTVGNIQASQQVLSGVAQPVAFGQGQQFLPVHPQNPGFVQNPSGALPKAYPDNHLSQVDVNELFSKLLKTGILKLSQTDSATTLSEVTAQPPPEEEEDQNEDQDVPDLTNFTVEELKQRYDSVINRLYTGIQCYSCGMRFTTSQTDVYADHLDWHYRQNRTEKDVSRKVTHRRWYYSLTDWIEFEEIADLEERAKSQFFEKVHEEVVLKTQEAAKEKEFQSVPAGPAGAVESCEICQEQFEQYWDEEEEEWHLKNAIRVDGKIYHPSCYEDYQNTSSFDCTPSPSKTPVENPLNIMLNIVKNELQEPCDSPKVKEERIDTPPACTEESIATPSEIKTENDTVESV; this comes from the exons ATGTCAGAGCAGACGCCGGCCGAGGCCGGTGCTGCGGGGGCCCGGGAGGACGCCTGTCGGGATTATCAGTCATCGCTCGAAGACCTGACCTTCAATAGCAAGCCGCACATCAATATGCTGACCATTCTAGCCGAGGAGAACCTGCCCTTCGCCAAGGAGATCGTCTCTCTCATCGAGGCCCAAACCGCCAAG gCTCCTTCCTCAGAGAAGCTTCCTGTTATGTACCTTATGGATTCTATTGTGAAAAACGTTGGAAGAGAGTATCTcactgcctttactaaaaatctAGTTGcaacatttatttgtgtgtttgaaaAG GTGGATGAAAATACTAGGAAAAGTTTATTTAAGTTACGTTCTACATGGGATGAAATATTCCCTTTGAAGAAACTTTATGCCCTGGATGTCAGAGTCAATTCATTAGATCCTGCTTGGCCTATTAAACCTCTACCCCCCAATGTGAATACGTCTAGCATCCATGTGAatcctaaatttttaaataaatcg CCCGAGGAGCCTTCAACACCTGGTACAGTGGTCAGTTCCCCTAGCATCTCCACTCCTCCAATTGTTCCTGATATACAAAAGAATCTTACACAAGAACAACTAATAAGGCAGCAGTTACTGGCAAAGCAAAAACAGTTGTTAGAACTTCAGCAGAAAAAGCTGGAGCTTGAGCTAGAGCAAGCTAAGGCACAGTTG gcAGTTTCTCTTAGTGTTCAGCAGGAAACATCCAATTTAGGTCCTGGATCTGCACCATCCAAATTACATGTTTCACAGATTCCCCCTATGGCAGTTAAAGCTCCTCATCAGGTTCCTGTGCAATCTGAGAAAAGCCGTCCAGGACCATCCTTACAAATTCAGGATTTAAAAGGAACTAACCGGGATCCTCGTCTGAACAGGATAAGCCAACATTCTCATGGAAAAGATCAGAGTCACAGGAAAGAATTTCTAATGAACACATTAAACCAGTCTGATACTAAGACAAGTAAAACTATACCCTCTGAAAAACTAAATTCATCCaagcaagaaaaaagtaaatcagGTGAAAAAATAACCAAGAAAGAACTTGACCAATTAGATTCTAAATCGAAATCGAAATCGAAATCACCCTCacctttgaaaaacaaattatctcACACAAAAGACTTGAAAAATCAAGAATCGGAAAGTATGAGGTTGTCTGATATGAACAAGAGAGATCCAAGATTAAAAAAACATCTTCAGGATAAGACCGATGGCAAAGATGATGAtgtgaaagagaagagaaaaactgcagaaaaaaaggataaagatgAGCACATGAAGTCATCCGAACACAGACTGGCtggaagtagaaataaaatcataaatggcATTGTACAAAAACAGGATACAATAACAGAAGAGTCAGAAAAACAGGGGACAAAACCAGGGAGATCGAGTACTAGAAAGCGATCAAGATCTCGATCACCCAAGTCTAGGTCACCAATTATACATTCCCCAAAGAGAAGAGATAGGCGGTCACCCAAACGAAGGCAAAGAAGTATGTCTCCAACATCGACACCTAAAGCTGGAAAGATTCGCCAATCTGGAGCTAAGCAGTCACATATGGAAGAGTTTACACCACCTTCTAGGGAAGACAGAAATGCTAAGAGAAGTACTAAACAGGATATTCGGGATCCAAGGCGAATGAAAAAGACTGAAGAGGAGCGACCACAAGAAACTACAAATCAGCATTCTACAAAGTCAGGCACTGAACCAAAGGAGAATGTAGAAAACTGGCAAAGTTCCAAGTCTGCCAAAAGATGGAAATCTGgttgggaagaaaataaaag CTTACAACAGGTTGATGAACATAGTAAACCTCCTCATCTGAGGCATAGGGAGAGCTGGTCAAGCACTAAAGGAATTTTATCACCTCGAGCCCCAAAGCAGCAACAGCATCGATTAAGTGTAGATGCCAATCTTCAGATTCCTAAAGAGTTAACTCTTGCAAGCAAAAGAGAATTACTTCAAAAG ACGAGTGAACGTTTAGCATCTGGTGAAATTACACAGGATGACTTCCTTGTTGTTGTGCATCAAATTCGACAGCTATTTCAGTATCAAGAAGGTAAACATAGATGCAATGTACGGGATAGtcctacagaagaaaataaaggtggattaaaaaagaaacctCTCTTATCTGATGCTGAATTAACCTACTATGAACataaagcaaaactgaaaagGACACAGGTTCAGCATTCATTTCCAAGACTTGATCTCTTAGATCCTGATATTTTTGACTACCCTTTGACTGATGCCTTGTTGTCTGGAATAGAATGTGAGCCATCCAAAAGTAAACATGCAAGTAGGAATAGTGGAGCACAGTTTGACAGAAAAGAACAATTTAGTGAAAGAGCAAGACGTCTTTCTCCTATATCTGGGAGTCGTACTTATGCTGAGAATCTTTCACCCCATGAGGGCCGGAGAAGACATGACGAGCAAGTCTCTGCTAAAG gtgTGCGAGAAGAGCAGAGATCTCCATTCAATGATCGTTTTCCACTTAAGCGACCTCGATATGAAGATTCAGATAAACCATTTGTAGATAGTCCAGCATCAAGATTCGCCGGCCTGGATACAAATCAGCGACTTACAGCTTTAGCTGAAGACAGACCGTTATTTGATGGACCTAGTAGGCCATCAGTAGCAAGAGATGGCCCAACGAAGATGATTTTTGAAGGACCCAATAAATTAAGCCCTCGAATTGATGGACCTCCCACACCAGCTTCTCTTCGGTTTGATGGGTCACCAGGACAAATGGGGGGAGGAGGCCCTTTGAGATTTGAGGGGCCACAAGGTCAGCTAGGAGGTGGGTGTCCTTTGAGATTTGAAGGTCCTCCAGGACCAGTGGGGACACCTCTGCGGTTTGAGGGCCCAATTGGTCAAGCAGGAGGAGGTGGTTTTCGGTTTGAAGGTTCCCCTGGTCTGAGGTTTGAGGGATCTCCAGGTGGTTTGAGATTTGAGGGACCAGGAGGCCAGCCTGTGGGTGGTCTGAGGTTTGAGGGACATCGTGGTCAACCTGTGGGTGGTCTAAGGTTTGAGGGACCTCATGGTCAGCCTGTGGGTGGACTTAGATTTGATAATCCCCGAGGTCAGCCTGTAGGTGGACTTAGATTTGAGGGGGGTCATGGTCCATCAGGGGCTGCGATTAGGTTTGATGGACCTCATGGTCAGCCAGGAGGTGGAATCAGATTTGAGGGCCCTTTGCTACAGCAAGGGGTTGGAATGAGGTTTGAGGGCCCCCATGGTCAGTCAGTAGCTGGTCTGAGATTTGAGGGACAACATAATCAACTTGGTGGGAACCTTAGGTTTGAGGGTCCACATGGTCAGCCAGGGGTTGGTATCAGGTTTGAAGGCCCTTTAGTCCAACAAGGAGGTGGAATGAGGTTTGAGGGTCCTTCTGTACCAGGAGGTGGCCTGAGAATTGAAGGGCCTCTGGGTCAAGGTGGTCCAAGATTTGAAGGTTGTCATGCTTTAAGGTTTGATGGGCAGCCAGGTCAGCCGTCACTCTTGCCAAGATTTGATGGATTACATGGTCAGCCAGGTCCTAGATTTGAAAGGACTCCTGGTCAGCCAGGCCCTCAGAGGTTTGATGGACCACCTGGACAGCAGGTTCAACCCAGATTTGACGGTGTACCTCAAAGATTTGATGGTCCACAACATCAGCAAGCATCAAGGTTTGATATTCCTCTTGGTCTTCAAGGCACAAGATTTGACAATCATCCTTCACAAAGGCTTGAATCAGTATCTTTCAATCAGACTGGTCCATATAATGATCCACCTGGCAATGCTTTTAATGCCCCATCCCAAGGACTACAGTTCCAAAGACATGAACAAATATTTGATTCACCTCAAGGACCAAATTTTAATGGACCACATGGCCCTGGAAACCAGAGTTTCTCTAATCCACTTAACAGAGCTTCTGGACActattttgatgaaaaaaatcttcagagTTCTCAATTTGGAAACTTTGGCAATATACCTGCTCCAATGACAGTAGGAAATATTCAGGCATCTCAACAG GTTCTGAGTGGTGTTGCTCAGCCAGTAGCTTTTGGTCAAGGACAACAGTTTTTACCAGTTCATCCACAAAATCCTGGATTTGTTCAGAATCCTTCAG gAGCCCTCCCTAAGGCATATCCTGATAATCATCTCAGTCAGGTGGATGTAAATGAATtgttttcaaaattgctaaaaacaGGAATTCTCAAATTGTCCCAAACTGATTCAGCTACAACAC TAAGTGAAGTAACTGCTCAGCCTCCCCCTGAAGAGGAGGAAGATCAAAATGAAGATCAAGATGTTCCAGATCTTACtaattttacagttgaagaattGAAACA acGTTATGACAGTGTTATAAATCGACTGTACACTGGTATTCAGTGTTACTCTTGTGGAATGAGGTTTACAACATCACAGACAGATGTTTATGCAGATCATTTGGACTGGCATTATCGGCAAAATAGAACTGAAAAGGATGTTAGCCGAAAAGTCACTCATAGACGTTGGTACTACAGTTTAACA GACTGGATAGAATTTGAGGAGATAGCTGATCTGGAAGAACGGGCAAAGAGCCAGTTTTTTGAAAAGGTGCATGAAGAAGTTGTGCTCAAAACTCAAGAGGCTGCTAAAGAAAAAGAGTTCCAAAGTGTACCTGCTGGACCAGCTGGAGCAGTTGAG AGTTGTGAAATCTGTCAAGAACAATTTGAACAATACTGggatgaagaagaggaggaatggCATTTGAAAAATGCTATTAGAGTAGATGGAAag atTTATCATCCATCATGTTATGAAGATTATCAAAAT ACATCTTCATTTGATTGTACACCATCTCCCAGCAAGACACCAGTTGAAAACCCCTTGAATATTATGTTGAACATTGTCAAAAACGAATTGCAGGAACCCTGTGACAGTCCCAAAGTTAAGGAAGAACGAATTGATACACCACCAGCTTGTACAGAGGAAAGCATAGCAACACCCtctgaaattaaaacagaaaatgacacAGTCGAGTcagtttaa
- the PCF11 gene encoding pre-mRNA cleavage complex 2 protein Pcf11 isoform X1 — MSEQTPAEAGAAGAREDACRDYQSSLEDLTFNSKPHINMLTILAEENLPFAKEIVSLIEAQTAKAPSSEKLPVMYLMDSIVKNVGREYLTAFTKNLVATFICVFEKVDENTRKSLFKLRSTWDEIFPLKKLYALDVRVNSLDPAWPIKPLPPNVNTSSIHVNPKFLNKSPEEPSTPGTVVSSPSISTPPIVPDIQKNLTQEQLIRQQLLAKQKQLLELQQKKLELELEQAKAQLAVSLSVQQETSNLGPGSAPSKLHVSQIPPMAVKAPHQVPVQSEKSRPGPSLQIQDLKGTNRDPRLNRISQHSHGKDQSHRKEFLMNTLNQSDTKTSKTIPSEKLNSSKQEKSKSGEKITKKELDQLDSKSKSKSKSPSPLKNKLSHTKDLKNQESESMRLSDMNKRDPRLKKHLQDKTDGKDDDVKEKRKTAEKKDKDEHMKSSEHRLAGSRNKIINGIVQKQDTITEESEKQGTKPGRSSTRKRSRSRSPKSRSPIIHSPKRRDRRSPKRRQRSMSPTSTPKAGKIRQSGAKQSHMEEFTPPSREDRNAKRSTKQDIRDPRRMKKTEEERPQETTNQHSTKSGTEPKENVENWQSSKSAKRWKSGWEENKSLQQVDEHSKPPHLRHRESWSSTKGILSPRAPKQQQHRLSVDANLQIPKELTLASKRELLQKTSERLASGEITQDDFLVVVHQIRQLFQYQEGKHRCNVRDSPTEENKGGLKKKPLLSDAELTYYEHKAKLKRTQVQHSFPRLDLLDPDIFDYPLTDALLSGIECEPSKSKHASRNSGAQFDRKEQFSERARRLSPISGSRTYAENLSPHEGRRRHDEQVSAKGVREEQRSPFNDRFPLKRPRYEDSDKPFVDSPASRFAGLDTNQRLTALAEDRPLFDGPSRPSVARDGPTKMIFEGPNKLSPRIDGPPTPASLRFDGSPGQMGGGGPLRFEGPQGQLGGGCPLRFEGPPGPVGTPLRFEGPIGQAGGGGFRFEGSPGLRFEGSPGGLRFEGPGGQPVGGLRFEGHRGQPVGGLRFEGPHGQPVGGLRFDNPRGQPVGGLRFEGGHGPSGAAIRFDGPHGQPGGGIRFEGPLLQQGVGMRFEGPHGQSVAGLRFEGQHNQLGGNLRFEGPHGQPGVGIRFEGPLVQQGGGMRFEGPSVPGGGLRIEGPLGQGGPRFEGCHALRFDGQPGQPSLLPRFDGLHGQPGPRFERTPGQPGPQRFDGPPGQQVQPRFDGVPQRFDGPQHQQASRFDIPLGLQGTRFDNHPSQRLESVSFNQTGPYNDPPGNAFNAPSQGLQFQRHEQIFDSPQGPNFNGPHGPGNQSFSNPLNRASGHYFDEKNLQSSQFGNFGNIPAPMTVGNIQASQQVLSGVAQPVAFGQGQQFLPVHPQNPGFVQNPSGALPKAYPDNHLSQVDVNELFSKLLKTGILKLSQTDSATTQNTWRMVLRNLYVSS, encoded by the exons ATGTCAGAGCAGACGCCGGCCGAGGCCGGTGCTGCGGGGGCCCGGGAGGACGCCTGTCGGGATTATCAGTCATCGCTCGAAGACCTGACCTTCAATAGCAAGCCGCACATCAATATGCTGACCATTCTAGCCGAGGAGAACCTGCCCTTCGCCAAGGAGATCGTCTCTCTCATCGAGGCCCAAACCGCCAAG gCTCCTTCCTCAGAGAAGCTTCCTGTTATGTACCTTATGGATTCTATTGTGAAAAACGTTGGAAGAGAGTATCTcactgcctttactaaaaatctAGTTGcaacatttatttgtgtgtttgaaaAG GTGGATGAAAATACTAGGAAAAGTTTATTTAAGTTACGTTCTACATGGGATGAAATATTCCCTTTGAAGAAACTTTATGCCCTGGATGTCAGAGTCAATTCATTAGATCCTGCTTGGCCTATTAAACCTCTACCCCCCAATGTGAATACGTCTAGCATCCATGTGAatcctaaatttttaaataaatcg CCCGAGGAGCCTTCAACACCTGGTACAGTGGTCAGTTCCCCTAGCATCTCCACTCCTCCAATTGTTCCTGATATACAAAAGAATCTTACACAAGAACAACTAATAAGGCAGCAGTTACTGGCAAAGCAAAAACAGTTGTTAGAACTTCAGCAGAAAAAGCTGGAGCTTGAGCTAGAGCAAGCTAAGGCACAGTTG gcAGTTTCTCTTAGTGTTCAGCAGGAAACATCCAATTTAGGTCCTGGATCTGCACCATCCAAATTACATGTTTCACAGATTCCCCCTATGGCAGTTAAAGCTCCTCATCAGGTTCCTGTGCAATCTGAGAAAAGCCGTCCAGGACCATCCTTACAAATTCAGGATTTAAAAGGAACTAACCGGGATCCTCGTCTGAACAGGATAAGCCAACATTCTCATGGAAAAGATCAGAGTCACAGGAAAGAATTTCTAATGAACACATTAAACCAGTCTGATACTAAGACAAGTAAAACTATACCCTCTGAAAAACTAAATTCATCCaagcaagaaaaaagtaaatcagGTGAAAAAATAACCAAGAAAGAACTTGACCAATTAGATTCTAAATCGAAATCGAAATCGAAATCACCCTCacctttgaaaaacaaattatctcACACAAAAGACTTGAAAAATCAAGAATCGGAAAGTATGAGGTTGTCTGATATGAACAAGAGAGATCCAAGATTAAAAAAACATCTTCAGGATAAGACCGATGGCAAAGATGATGAtgtgaaagagaagagaaaaactgcagaaaaaaaggataaagatgAGCACATGAAGTCATCCGAACACAGACTGGCtggaagtagaaataaaatcataaatggcATTGTACAAAAACAGGATACAATAACAGAAGAGTCAGAAAAACAGGGGACAAAACCAGGGAGATCGAGTACTAGAAAGCGATCAAGATCTCGATCACCCAAGTCTAGGTCACCAATTATACATTCCCCAAAGAGAAGAGATAGGCGGTCACCCAAACGAAGGCAAAGAAGTATGTCTCCAACATCGACACCTAAAGCTGGAAAGATTCGCCAATCTGGAGCTAAGCAGTCACATATGGAAGAGTTTACACCACCTTCTAGGGAAGACAGAAATGCTAAGAGAAGTACTAAACAGGATATTCGGGATCCAAGGCGAATGAAAAAGACTGAAGAGGAGCGACCACAAGAAACTACAAATCAGCATTCTACAAAGTCAGGCACTGAACCAAAGGAGAATGTAGAAAACTGGCAAAGTTCCAAGTCTGCCAAAAGATGGAAATCTGgttgggaagaaaataaaag CTTACAACAGGTTGATGAACATAGTAAACCTCCTCATCTGAGGCATAGGGAGAGCTGGTCAAGCACTAAAGGAATTTTATCACCTCGAGCCCCAAAGCAGCAACAGCATCGATTAAGTGTAGATGCCAATCTTCAGATTCCTAAAGAGTTAACTCTTGCAAGCAAAAGAGAATTACTTCAAAAG ACGAGTGAACGTTTAGCATCTGGTGAAATTACACAGGATGACTTCCTTGTTGTTGTGCATCAAATTCGACAGCTATTTCAGTATCAAGAAGGTAAACATAGATGCAATGTACGGGATAGtcctacagaagaaaataaaggtggattaaaaaagaaacctCTCTTATCTGATGCTGAATTAACCTACTATGAACataaagcaaaactgaaaagGACACAGGTTCAGCATTCATTTCCAAGACTTGATCTCTTAGATCCTGATATTTTTGACTACCCTTTGACTGATGCCTTGTTGTCTGGAATAGAATGTGAGCCATCCAAAAGTAAACATGCAAGTAGGAATAGTGGAGCACAGTTTGACAGAAAAGAACAATTTAGTGAAAGAGCAAGACGTCTTTCTCCTATATCTGGGAGTCGTACTTATGCTGAGAATCTTTCACCCCATGAGGGCCGGAGAAGACATGACGAGCAAGTCTCTGCTAAAG gtgTGCGAGAAGAGCAGAGATCTCCATTCAATGATCGTTTTCCACTTAAGCGACCTCGATATGAAGATTCAGATAAACCATTTGTAGATAGTCCAGCATCAAGATTCGCCGGCCTGGATACAAATCAGCGACTTACAGCTTTAGCTGAAGACAGACCGTTATTTGATGGACCTAGTAGGCCATCAGTAGCAAGAGATGGCCCAACGAAGATGATTTTTGAAGGACCCAATAAATTAAGCCCTCGAATTGATGGACCTCCCACACCAGCTTCTCTTCGGTTTGATGGGTCACCAGGACAAATGGGGGGAGGAGGCCCTTTGAGATTTGAGGGGCCACAAGGTCAGCTAGGAGGTGGGTGTCCTTTGAGATTTGAAGGTCCTCCAGGACCAGTGGGGACACCTCTGCGGTTTGAGGGCCCAATTGGTCAAGCAGGAGGAGGTGGTTTTCGGTTTGAAGGTTCCCCTGGTCTGAGGTTTGAGGGATCTCCAGGTGGTTTGAGATTTGAGGGACCAGGAGGCCAGCCTGTGGGTGGTCTGAGGTTTGAGGGACATCGTGGTCAACCTGTGGGTGGTCTAAGGTTTGAGGGACCTCATGGTCAGCCTGTGGGTGGACTTAGATTTGATAATCCCCGAGGTCAGCCTGTAGGTGGACTTAGATTTGAGGGGGGTCATGGTCCATCAGGGGCTGCGATTAGGTTTGATGGACCTCATGGTCAGCCAGGAGGTGGAATCAGATTTGAGGGCCCTTTGCTACAGCAAGGGGTTGGAATGAGGTTTGAGGGCCCCCATGGTCAGTCAGTAGCTGGTCTGAGATTTGAGGGACAACATAATCAACTTGGTGGGAACCTTAGGTTTGAGGGTCCACATGGTCAGCCAGGGGTTGGTATCAGGTTTGAAGGCCCTTTAGTCCAACAAGGAGGTGGAATGAGGTTTGAGGGTCCTTCTGTACCAGGAGGTGGCCTGAGAATTGAAGGGCCTCTGGGTCAAGGTGGTCCAAGATTTGAAGGTTGTCATGCTTTAAGGTTTGATGGGCAGCCAGGTCAGCCGTCACTCTTGCCAAGATTTGATGGATTACATGGTCAGCCAGGTCCTAGATTTGAAAGGACTCCTGGTCAGCCAGGCCCTCAGAGGTTTGATGGACCACCTGGACAGCAGGTTCAACCCAGATTTGACGGTGTACCTCAAAGATTTGATGGTCCACAACATCAGCAAGCATCAAGGTTTGATATTCCTCTTGGTCTTCAAGGCACAAGATTTGACAATCATCCTTCACAAAGGCTTGAATCAGTATCTTTCAATCAGACTGGTCCATATAATGATCCACCTGGCAATGCTTTTAATGCCCCATCCCAAGGACTACAGTTCCAAAGACATGAACAAATATTTGATTCACCTCAAGGACCAAATTTTAATGGACCACATGGCCCTGGAAACCAGAGTTTCTCTAATCCACTTAACAGAGCTTCTGGACActattttgatgaaaaaaatcttcagagTTCTCAATTTGGAAACTTTGGCAATATACCTGCTCCAATGACAGTAGGAAATATTCAGGCATCTCAACAG GTTCTGAGTGGTGTTGCTCAGCCAGTAGCTTTTGGTCAAGGACAACAGTTTTTACCAGTTCATCCACAAAATCCTGGATTTGTTCAGAATCCTTCAG gAGCCCTCCCTAAGGCATATCCTGATAATCATCTCAGTCAGGTGGATGTAAATGAATtgttttcaaaattgctaaaaacaGGAATTCTCAAATTGTCCCAAACTGATTCAGCTACAACAC AGAATACATGGAGAATGGTATTAAGAAATTTGTATGTCTCTTCTTAA